In one Aromatoleum aromaticum EbN1 genomic region, the following are encoded:
- a CDS encoding IS4-like element ISAzo5 family transposase, whose protein sequence is MGDLLATKSWVVEEFAGMALGDERLNKRAKVLMERLSAKPTAGIPMACRGWGETVGAYRFLGNDEVDWQAILAPHWERTRSRMRAHPVVLCLQDTTELDFNGQGIAGLGRLNYEARRGMYLHPTYAVTPEREPLGVLDAWMWAREDVDEPGERTSIKESARWPEGYERVAELATGMATTRLVYVADREADLMEMMLRAQTLGTPADWLVRAKHNRCLPEGAKLWSHTCAGEPLGEIVFTMGSRHGQKAREVRQQLWARRVSLPAGKAGTVSATCIVAREIGAPAGTKPVEWRLLTNREAATAADVVELIDWYRARWEIETFFHVLKNGCRIEALQLSAIERLERALALFMVVAWRIAHLMRTGRTCPELDATLFFDPDEIRGAYLLTKKKPPATPPTINEVLRLIATLGGFLARKGDGEPGVKTIWLGLQRVMDAAATIQALRDEAA, encoded by the coding sequence TTGGGTGACCTGTTGGCGACGAAGAGCTGGGTGGTGGAGGAGTTTGCGGGGATGGCGCTGGGCGACGAGAGACTGAACAAGCGGGCGAAGGTGCTGATGGAGCGGTTGTCGGCGAAGCCGACGGCGGGCATTCCGATGGCGTGCCGGGGCTGGGGCGAGACGGTTGGCGCGTACCGCTTCCTGGGCAACGACGAGGTCGACTGGCAGGCGATCCTGGCGCCGCATTGGGAGCGCACCCGCAGCCGCATGCGTGCCCATCCGGTGGTGTTGTGCCTGCAGGACACGACCGAGCTGGACTTCAACGGGCAGGGCATCGCGGGTCTGGGGCGGCTGAACTACGAGGCGCGCCGCGGCATGTACCTGCACCCGACCTATGCGGTGACGCCCGAGCGCGAACCGCTGGGCGTGCTCGATGCGTGGATGTGGGCGCGCGAGGATGTCGATGAACCAGGCGAGCGCACCAGCATCAAGGAGAGCGCGCGCTGGCCCGAAGGCTACGAGCGGGTCGCGGAGTTGGCCACGGGGATGGCGACCACCCGCCTGGTGTATGTAGCCGACCGCGAAGCGGATCTGATGGAAATGATGCTGCGCGCCCAGACGCTGGGCACGCCGGCCGACTGGCTGGTGCGGGCCAAGCACAACCGTTGCTTGCCAGAGGGCGCGAAGCTGTGGTCGCACACCTGCGCAGGCGAGCCGCTGGGCGAGATCGTGTTCACGATGGGCTCGCGCCACGGCCAGAAGGCGCGCGAGGTGCGCCAGCAACTGTGGGCCCGACGGGTCAGCCTGCCTGCGGGCAAGGCGGGCACGGTATCGGCCACCTGCATCGTGGCGCGCGAGATCGGCGCGCCGGCCGGCACCAAGCCCGTGGAGTGGCGCCTGCTCACCAACCGGGAAGCTGCGACGGCTGCCGACGTGGTCGAGCTGATCGACTGGTATCGGGCGCGCTGGGAGATCGAGACTTTCTTTCACGTGCTCAAGAACGGCTGTCGGATCGAAGCGCTGCAACTGTCCGCCATCGAGCGCCTGGAGCGCGCGCTGGCGTTGTTCATGGTCGTCGCCTGGCGCATCGCGCATCTGATGCGCACCGGCCGAACCTGCCCCGAGCTGGATGCCACGCTCTTCTTCGACCCCGACGAGATCCGCGGCGCGTATCTGCTCACGAAGAAGAAACCGCCCGCCACCCCGCCCACCATCAACGAAGTGCTGCGCCTGATCGCCACCCTCGGCGGCTTCCTGGCGCGCAAGGGCGACGGCGAGCCGGGTGTGAAGACCATCTGGCTGGGCTTGCAGCGCGTCATGGATGCCGCCGCCACCATACAGGCGCTACGCGATGAGGCGGCCTGA
- a CDS encoding ATP-binding protein — MTCFSEHVHQKTTSRRADATPHAASLIEGLRDIGYSLETAISDIIDNSVTAGARQIRIITEACIDEPLIAIVDDGEGMAEDELIAAMRPGSRNPLATRDEPDLGRFGLGLKSASFSQCRRLTVVSRKDGKTSAAVWDLDDVAERNEWAVQLPDDVTGIPGVDQLGATGTLVLWQKLDRLTGGVSHSTAKRAEIINRRIAETERHLRLVFHRFTEDTKLLRILLNGRPLRPLDPFARKNPATISDPEEKLTLIRGEVEIQSFTLPHHKQMSKADWDDIAGPEGHLKSQGFYLYRGRRLILYGTWFGLCRQSELTKLSRVRIDIPNSMDADWKIDVKKSSAQLPPVVRDRLRKVIERIQDGSKRTYLKRGQKLVDHERLPMWNRVQADGQIRYRPNIGHPAFSDFAERLPPDLRRGFFNCIALVGASLPIEALHADMAGTAEQIVPDRIDEDTLAQAVQATLSVLLGARKDIKEIISLMKDVDPFRSAWEDTQRIIAATIETKEDK; from the coding sequence TTGACATGCTTTAGTGAGCACGTGCATCAAAAAACCACCTCAAGACGGGCCGATGCCACTCCCCATGCAGCTTCTCTGATCGAGGGACTGAGGGATATTGGATACTCGCTAGAGACCGCCATATCCGACATCATCGATAACTCCGTCACAGCGGGTGCAAGGCAGATTCGTATCATCACCGAAGCATGCATCGACGAACCCCTGATCGCGATCGTGGATGACGGCGAAGGGATGGCCGAAGACGAGCTCATTGCCGCCATGCGCCCGGGGAGCCGGAATCCTCTTGCAACACGTGATGAGCCCGACCTCGGAAGGTTCGGACTTGGTTTGAAGAGTGCGAGTTTCTCGCAATGCCGACGACTGACAGTCGTGTCTCGGAAAGACGGCAAGACTTCCGCCGCGGTCTGGGATCTCGATGACGTTGCGGAGCGGAACGAATGGGCGGTGCAGCTGCCTGATGACGTTACGGGAATTCCGGGGGTGGACCAGCTTGGCGCTACGGGTACGTTGGTTCTGTGGCAAAAGCTCGATCGATTGACTGGGGGCGTTTCGCACAGCACTGCCAAGCGTGCAGAAATCATCAACAGGAGAATTGCCGAAACCGAACGACATCTACGTCTGGTTTTTCACCGCTTCACAGAGGATACGAAGTTGCTCCGTATCCTATTGAACGGTCGTCCGCTTCGGCCACTCGATCCCTTTGCCCGAAAAAATCCTGCGACCATTTCCGACCCTGAAGAAAAGCTGACTCTGATCCGCGGTGAAGTGGAAATCCAGAGTTTCACGCTTCCTCACCACAAGCAGATGAGCAAGGCCGACTGGGATGATATTGCCGGCCCTGAGGGCCATCTGAAATCGCAGGGGTTCTATCTGTACCGAGGTAGGCGCCTTATCCTTTACGGAACGTGGTTTGGGCTCTGCCGACAGTCCGAGCTAACCAAGCTTTCCCGGGTCAGGATCGATATTCCGAACAGCATGGACGCCGACTGGAAGATCGACGTCAAGAAGTCCTCCGCCCAGCTGCCTCCTGTCGTCCGTGACCGCCTCAGGAAAGTGATCGAACGCATTCAGGACGGCTCGAAGCGGACCTATCTCAAGCGCGGGCAGAAGCTTGTCGACCACGAGCGGCTGCCTATGTGGAATCGCGTTCAGGCTGACGGACAGATCCGGTATCGGCCGAACATCGGGCATCCCGCATTCTCGGATTTTGCCGAGAGGCTGCCACCCGACCTACGGCGCGGTTTTTTCAACTGTATCGCCCTCGTAGGTGCTTCGCTACCCATCGAAGCCCTGCATGCCGACATGGCCGGCACAGCCGAGCAGATTGTTCCCGACCGCATCGATGAGGACACGCTGGCCCAGGCCGTGCAGGCGACGCTGTCCGTCCTCCTGGGGGCTCGGAAAGACATCAAGGAAATCATCTCGCTGATGAAGGACGTCGATCCCTTCCGTTCGGCTTGGGAGGACACTCAGCGCATCATCGCAGCAACGATAGAGACGAAGGAAGACAAGTGA
- a CDS encoding restriction endonuclease: MGRRRYRRKTEGLLDIAVRSDWKISAGLAAASVFGGAMLVPAFLAGSPALLPIGTVFTQLAWLVAFIFAFIAVIRFVKQAPALGAASPLQRSASRPRSAGAERPYARRREPPEPAEPDPTAATPSPQDGAWIPSIASGAPLRPPRPDAWSLDVLDRVEWKRFEDLCCAFYREKGIRAETTRLGADGGIDIHLFQDDTDPTRATAIVQCKAWNKPVGVKEVRELRGVMAHEKVDKAFFMAPNGYTDDARAFATENHITLLDGKLFLAMLQRLPEDASRRLLEFVTEGDWTTPTCPSCGVKMMTRDNKRGTFWACPAYPKCKGKLPMRASARR; this comes from the coding sequence ATGGGTCGACGTCGCTACAGAAGAAAGACCGAGGGTCTCCTCGACATCGCGGTACGGTCGGACTGGAAGATCTCCGCAGGGCTCGCCGCGGCGAGCGTTTTCGGGGGCGCCATGCTTGTTCCGGCGTTCCTCGCCGGCAGCCCGGCCCTTCTCCCCATCGGCACGGTGTTCACCCAGCTCGCCTGGCTGGTCGCCTTCATCTTCGCCTTCATCGCGGTCATCCGCTTCGTCAAGCAGGCGCCGGCGCTGGGTGCCGCCAGCCCGTTACAGCGATCGGCAAGCAGGCCGCGCAGTGCCGGCGCAGAGCGCCCATACGCCAGGCGGCGCGAACCCCCCGAGCCCGCCGAGCCCGACCCAACGGCAGCGACACCTTCCCCGCAGGACGGCGCCTGGATCCCGTCGATCGCCTCCGGCGCGCCACTTCGTCCGCCGCGCCCCGACGCCTGGTCGCTCGACGTGCTCGACCGCGTCGAATGGAAGCGCTTCGAAGACCTCTGCTGCGCCTTCTACCGCGAAAAAGGCATCCGCGCCGAAACCACCCGCCTCGGCGCCGACGGCGGCATCGACATCCACCTTTTCCAGGACGACACCGACCCCACCCGCGCCACCGCCATCGTCCAGTGCAAGGCCTGGAACAAGCCGGTCGGCGTCAAGGAAGTGCGCGAACTGCGCGGCGTGATGGCCCACGAGAAGGTCGACAAGGCCTTCTTCATGGCCCCCAACGGCTACACCGACGACGCCCGCGCCTTCGCCACCGAAAACCACATCACCCTGCTCGACGGCAAGCTCTTCCTCGCCATGCTGCAGCGCCTGCCGGAGGACGCGAGCAGGCGGCTGCTGGAGTTTGTGACCGAAGGGGACTGGACGACGCCGACGTGTCCGAGTTGCGGGGTGAAAATGATGACGCGGGATAACAAGCGGGGGACGTTCTGGGCGTGTCCTGCTTACCCAAAGTGTAAAGGCAAGCTGCCGATGCGTGCATCCGCAAGGCGATGA
- a CDS encoding DUF3079 domain-containing protein, producing the protein MAKKFPLHPKHPERICWGCDKYCPTDSLACGNGSGRTMHPSEMLGDDWYTYGDWDLEPAEEAKKPEDGSS; encoded by the coding sequence ATGGCAAAGAAATTCCCCCTGCATCCCAAACATCCCGAGCGCATCTGCTGGGGTTGCGACAAGTATTGCCCGACGGATTCGCTTGCGTGCGGGAACGGCTCCGGGCGGACGATGCACCCGTCGGAGATGCTCGGCGACGACTGGTACACCTACGGCGACTGGGACCTGGAGCCCGCCGAGGAAGCGAAGAAGCCGGAGGACGGCTCGTCCTGA
- a CDS encoding aminotransferase class V-fold PLP-dependent enzyme, whose product MPGLLRHPDPDGLLEYSVVYTDRSLNHMSRAFQGVMNDISRMLKEVYNAKSAIVVPGSGTFGMEAVARQFATGRKCLVIRNGWFSYRWTQIFDMGNIPAESIVLKARPVEDGPQAAFAPAPVEEVVRTIREQKPDVVFAPHVETSSGMMLPDAYLRAVADAVHSVGGLFVLDCIASGTIWVDMQALGIDVLISAPQKGWSGSPCCALVMLGEGARAKIETTTSTSFACDLRKWLQIMEAYENGGHMYHATMPTDALTTLRDVMKETRDYGFDKVRGEQQELGDSVRALLTRKGFKSVAAEGFQAPGVVVSYTSNPEIQSGRALSVQGLQIAAGVPLQCDEPADFRTFRIGLFGLDKLHDVERTVRYLDAALNRAG is encoded by the coding sequence GTGCCAGGCTTGTTGCGCCATCCCGACCCGGACGGGTTGCTCGAATATTCGGTGGTCTATACCGACCGCTCGCTCAATCACATGTCGCGGGCCTTCCAGGGTGTCATGAACGACATCTCGCGCATGCTCAAGGAAGTCTACAACGCGAAATCCGCGATCGTCGTCCCCGGCAGCGGCACGTTCGGCATGGAAGCGGTCGCCCGCCAGTTCGCCACCGGCCGCAAGTGCCTCGTCATCCGCAACGGCTGGTTCAGCTATCGCTGGACGCAGATCTTCGACATGGGGAACATCCCCGCCGAATCGATCGTCCTGAAGGCGCGCCCCGTCGAGGACGGACCGCAGGCCGCGTTTGCACCGGCTCCCGTCGAGGAAGTCGTCCGGACGATACGGGAGCAGAAGCCCGACGTGGTCTTCGCCCCGCACGTCGAGACCTCCAGCGGCATGATGCTGCCCGACGCCTACCTGCGGGCGGTCGCCGACGCGGTTCATTCGGTCGGCGGCCTGTTCGTGCTCGACTGCATCGCGTCCGGCACGATCTGGGTGGACATGCAGGCTCTTGGCATCGACGTCCTGATCAGCGCCCCGCAGAAAGGCTGGAGCGGTTCGCCGTGCTGCGCGCTCGTGATGCTGGGCGAAGGCGCCCGCGCGAAAATCGAGACCACCACGAGCACCAGCTTTGCGTGCGACCTGCGCAAGTGGCTGCAGATCATGGAGGCCTACGAGAACGGCGGCCACATGTATCACGCCACGATGCCGACCGACGCGCTGACGACGCTGCGCGACGTGATGAAGGAGACCCGCGACTACGGCTTCGACAAGGTGCGCGGCGAACAGCAGGAACTGGGCGACAGTGTACGTGCGCTGCTGACCCGCAAAGGTTTCAAGAGCGTCGCCGCCGAAGGGTTCCAGGCGCCCGGCGTGGTCGTCAGCTACACCAGCAACCCGGAAATCCAGTCCGGCCGGGCATTGTCCGTACAGGGCCTGCAGATCGCCGCCGGAGTGCCGCTGCAGTGCGACGAACCGGCGGACTTCCGCACGTTCCGCATCGGTCTCTTTGGCCTGGACAAGCTGCACGACGTCGAGCGCACCGTCCGGTACCTCGACGCGGCGCTGAACCGCGCAGGCTGA
- a CDS encoding cysteine desulfurase — MGTSADELNALRVATGAAGGSVPPLDVARLRADFPILTREVNGRPLVYLDNAATSQKPRCVIDAQAHYYAALNANVHRGVHRLSQEATDAFEAVRDTVQRFVNATHREEIVFVRGTTEAINLVANSFGGRFRPGDEILVTAMEHHSNIVPWQLACERSGAVLKVAPVNDEGELLVAEFEHLLGNRTRIVALAHVSNALGTINPVREFIDMAHARGVPVLLDGAQAVPHGAVDVQALDCDFYAFSAHKLYGPTGIGVLYGKAALLDAMPPWQGGGDMIRQVSFAGTTYNELPYKFEAGTPDIAGAVALGAAIRYVEETGIAAIAAHEDALLEHATRQAHATPGLRLVGTARNKAAILSFVFDDIHAHDVGTILDHEGVAVRAGHHCAMPLMERFGLPSTVRASFAMYNTHDEVDALFAALRRVREVFDG; from the coding sequence ATGGGAACTTCTGCCGACGAGTTGAACGCGCTGCGTGTCGCGACCGGCGCTGCGGGCGGAAGCGTCCCGCCGCTCGATGTCGCCCGGCTGCGCGCCGACTTCCCGATCCTCACCCGCGAGGTCAATGGCAGGCCGCTCGTCTATCTCGACAACGCGGCGACGAGCCAGAAACCGCGTTGCGTGATCGACGCGCAAGCGCATTACTACGCCGCACTCAACGCGAACGTGCACCGCGGCGTGCATCGCCTGAGCCAGGAGGCGACCGACGCTTTCGAGGCCGTGCGCGACACGGTGCAGCGCTTCGTGAACGCCACGCACCGCGAGGAGATCGTCTTCGTGCGCGGCACAACCGAAGCGATCAACCTCGTCGCGAACAGTTTCGGCGGACGTTTCCGCCCGGGCGACGAGATCCTCGTCACCGCCATGGAGCACCACTCGAACATCGTGCCGTGGCAACTCGCGTGCGAACGGAGCGGCGCGGTGCTGAAAGTCGCGCCCGTCAATGACGAGGGTGAACTGCTCGTCGCGGAGTTCGAGCATCTGCTCGGGAACCGCACGCGGATCGTCGCACTGGCGCATGTGTCGAACGCGCTCGGCACGATCAACCCGGTGCGCGAGTTCATCGACATGGCGCACGCGCGCGGCGTGCCGGTGCTGCTCGACGGCGCGCAGGCGGTGCCGCACGGTGCGGTCGACGTGCAGGCGCTCGACTGCGACTTCTACGCGTTCTCGGCGCACAAGCTCTATGGGCCGACCGGCATCGGCGTGCTGTACGGCAAGGCTGCGCTGCTCGACGCGATGCCGCCGTGGCAGGGCGGCGGCGACATGATCCGGCAGGTGAGCTTTGCGGGCACCACATACAACGAGCTGCCGTACAAGTTCGAAGCGGGCACGCCGGACATCGCCGGCGCGGTCGCGCTCGGCGCGGCGATCCGCTACGTCGAGGAAACCGGAATCGCCGCGATCGCCGCGCACGAGGACGCGCTGCTCGAGCACGCGACCCGGCAGGCGCACGCGACCCCGGGCCTGCGCCTCGTCGGCACCGCGCGCAACAAGGCGGCGATCCTGTCGTTCGTGTTCGACGACATCCATGCGCACGATGTCGGCACGATCCTCGATCATGAAGGGGTGGCAGTCCGCGCCGGGCACCACTGCGCGATGCCGCTGATGGAACGCTTCGGCTTGCCGTCGACGGTGCGCGCGTCGTTCGCGATGTACAACACGCACGACGAGGTCGACGCGCTGTTTGCCGCATTGCGCCGCGTGCGGGAGGTGTTCGATGGGTGA
- a CDS encoding YbhB/YbcL family Raf kinase inhibitor-like protein, producing the protein MSLTLSSTAFAHGGAVPATYTCDGRDVSPPLGWSGIPENTRSLALIVDDPDAPDPAAPQRTWVHWVLYNIPPTTAALPEAVAMADLPLGTREGTNDWKRTGYGGPCPPIGRHRYFHKLYALDVVLAPLGAPTKAELEHAMQGHILAEAELVGTYQRP; encoded by the coding sequence ATGAGCCTGACTCTGAGTTCCACGGCATTTGCCCATGGCGGAGCGGTTCCCGCGACCTACACGTGCGACGGGCGCGACGTGTCCCCTCCCCTGGGCTGGTCCGGCATCCCGGAAAACACTCGCAGCCTCGCGCTGATCGTCGATGACCCTGACGCGCCGGACCCGGCCGCCCCGCAGCGGACGTGGGTGCATTGGGTGCTGTACAACATCCCGCCGACGACGGCCGCTCTGCCCGAAGCCGTCGCCATGGCCGACCTGCCGCTCGGCACGCGAGAAGGGACGAACGACTGGAAGCGCACGGGCTATGGCGGCCCTTGCCCGCCGATCGGCCGACACCGTTACTTCCACAAGCTCTACGCCCTCGACGTCGTCCTCGCCCCTCTTGGTGCACCGACGAAGGCCGAATTGGAACACGCGATGCAGGGCCACATTCTTGCCGAGGCGGAACTTGTCGGAACGTACCAGCGGCCGTGA
- a CDS encoding carboxypeptidase regulatory-like domain-containing protein — MNKHNIAAGLLVLAAGLWGGAAMAQEAGPVLDVREFEGVRYITGGVGEEERNQLLASAQDFNLKLVFAEKSGDYLADVNIAIADSTGRKVLEARADGPLMLAKLPPGNYRVTAMANGREQTRRASVARTGQRSLTFYW, encoded by the coding sequence ATGAACAAACACAACATCGCCGCCGGTCTGCTGGTTCTCGCCGCCGGGTTGTGGGGCGGCGCCGCAATGGCGCAGGAAGCGGGTCCGGTACTCGATGTGCGGGAATTCGAGGGTGTGCGCTACATCACCGGCGGCGTCGGCGAGGAAGAGCGCAACCAACTCCTCGCATCCGCGCAGGACTTCAACCTCAAACTCGTTTTCGCCGAAAAGTCAGGTGATTATCTTGCCGACGTCAACATCGCGATTGCCGATTCGACGGGCCGCAAGGTTCTCGAGGCGAGAGCCGACGGTCCGCTCATGCTGGCCAAACTGCCCCCCGGCAACTACCGTGTCACGGCGATGGCCAACGGCCGCGAGCAAACCCGACGCGCCAGCGTTGCGCGCACCGGCCAGCGATCGCTGACCTTCTATTGGTAA
- a CDS encoding S-methyl-5'-thioinosine phosphorylase, with product MLAIIGGSGLTQLSTLEIARREVVRTPYGEPSGALLFGRLRERAVVFLARHGYGHTIPPHLVNYRANLWALKHVKATALISVASVGGIRDDFGPGALVVPHQIIDYTWGRKSTFFEGGDEGVHHIDFTHPYDEPLRQRILAAGMATGEHIVNGAVYAATQGPRLETAAEVDRLERDGAELVGMTGMPEAALAREIGLPYAAINVIANYAAGRGASEKGILFDSIEVVLQDAMVRVRRVLEEVCKS from the coding sequence ATGCTCGCAATCATTGGCGGTAGCGGACTCACGCAGCTTTCGACGCTCGAGATCGCCCGCCGCGAAGTGGTACGCACCCCTTACGGAGAACCGTCCGGAGCACTGTTGTTCGGCCGCTTGCGCGAACGGGCGGTGGTCTTTCTCGCACGCCATGGCTACGGACATACGATCCCGCCGCATCTGGTCAATTACCGCGCAAACCTGTGGGCGCTGAAGCATGTCAAGGCCACGGCCCTCATCTCGGTGGCCTCGGTCGGCGGCATCCGCGACGATTTCGGCCCCGGCGCACTGGTCGTGCCTCACCAGATCATCGATTACACGTGGGGGCGCAAGAGTACGTTCTTCGAAGGTGGCGACGAGGGCGTGCATCACATCGATTTCACCCATCCGTACGACGAGCCGTTGCGCCAGCGGATTCTCGCGGCGGGCATGGCGACGGGGGAACACATCGTCAATGGCGCTGTGTACGCTGCGACGCAGGGGCCGCGCCTCGAGACGGCCGCGGAGGTCGACCGGCTCGAGCGCGATGGCGCGGAACTCGTCGGCATGACCGGGATGCCCGAAGCCGCACTCGCCCGCGAAATCGGTCTGCCCTATGCCGCGATCAATGTCATCGCGAACTACGCCGCCGGGCGCGGCGCGAGCGAAAAAGGCATTCTCTTCGACAGCATCGAAGTAGTGCTGCAGGATGCGATGGTGCGCGTGCGACGCGTCCTCGAGGAAGTCTGCAAGTCCTGA
- the typA gene encoding translational GTPase TypA, which produces MSRSIRNIAIIAHVDHGKTTLVDQLLRQSGTFRENQQVSERVMDSNDLEKERGITILSKNCAIQYGDTHINIVDTPGHADFGGEVERVLSMVDGVLLLVDAVEGPMPQTRFVTRKALALGLKPIVVINKIDRPGARPDWVINHTFDLFDKLGATEEQLDFPVVYASGLNGFAMLDLAKPSTDMKPLYEAILEHVPQPEVDSDGPLQLQVCSLDYSTYIGQLGIGRIKRGRIRPNQEVVVMYGDENRGKAKIGQVLTFEGLERTQTESAEAGDIVLVSGVDQVNIGVTLCDPEKLEGMEPIAVDEPTLTMNFMVNSSPLAGREGKFVTSRQIRERLERELLKNVALRVEYTNDSDVFLVSGRGELHLTILLENMRREGFELAVGRPRVVFREVDGVKCEPYEMLTVDVEEEHQGGVMEELGRRRGELQDMQSDSKGRVRLEYRIPARGLIGFQGEFLTLTRGIGLASHVFDGYGPMAGPMGERRNGVLISQDNGHAVAYALWKLQDRGRMFLTHNDPVYEGIIIGVHSRDNDLVVNPIKGKQLTNVRSSGTDEAVRLIPPIQLTLESAIEFIADDELVEITPKSIRLRKRYLTENERKRAAKAENA; this is translated from the coding sequence ATGTCCCGCTCCATCCGCAACATCGCCATCATTGCCCACGTCGACCACGGCAAGACCACGCTCGTCGACCAGCTCCTGCGCCAATCCGGCACCTTTCGCGAGAACCAGCAGGTTTCCGAACGGGTGATGGACTCGAACGATCTGGAGAAGGAGCGCGGCATCACGATCCTGTCGAAAAACTGCGCGATCCAGTATGGCGATACTCACATCAACATCGTCGACACGCCGGGACACGCGGATTTCGGTGGCGAAGTCGAGCGCGTATTGTCGATGGTCGACGGCGTGCTGCTGCTCGTCGACGCGGTCGAAGGCCCGATGCCGCAGACGCGCTTCGTCACGCGCAAGGCGCTCGCGCTCGGCCTGAAGCCGATCGTCGTGATCAACAAGATCGACCGTCCGGGCGCCCGCCCCGACTGGGTCATCAACCACACGTTCGACCTTTTCGACAAGCTCGGCGCGACCGAAGAGCAGCTCGACTTCCCGGTCGTGTATGCGTCGGGCCTGAACGGCTTCGCGATGCTCGACCTCGCGAAGCCGAGCACCGACATGAAGCCGCTGTACGAAGCGATCCTGGAGCATGTGCCCCAGCCTGAAGTCGATTCCGACGGCCCACTGCAGCTGCAGGTCTGCTCGCTCGACTATTCGACCTACATCGGCCAGCTCGGTATCGGCCGCATCAAGCGCGGCCGCATCCGTCCGAACCAGGAAGTCGTCGTGATGTACGGTGACGAAAATCGCGGCAAGGCCAAGATCGGCCAGGTGCTGACCTTCGAGGGCCTCGAGCGCACGCAGACGGAATCGGCCGAAGCCGGCGACATCGTGCTGGTGTCGGGCGTCGATCAGGTCAATATCGGCGTCACGCTGTGCGATCCCGAGAAACTCGAAGGCATGGAGCCGATCGCGGTCGATGAACCGACGCTGACGATGAACTTCATGGTCAACTCGTCGCCCCTGGCCGGGCGTGAAGGGAAGTTCGTCACAAGCCGCCAGATCCGCGAGCGGCTCGAACGCGAGCTGCTGAAGAACGTCGCGCTGCGCGTCGAATACACCAACGACTCGGACGTGTTCCTGGTGTCGGGCCGCGGCGAACTGCATCTGACCATCCTGCTCGAGAACATGCGCCGCGAAGGCTTCGAACTCGCGGTCGGCCGTCCGCGCGTGGTGTTCCGCGAGGTCGATGGCGTCAAGTGCGAGCCGTACGAGATGCTGACCGTCGACGTCGAGGAAGAGCATCAAGGCGGCGTCATGGAAGAACTCGGCCGCCGCCGCGGTGAACTGCAGGACATGCAGTCCGACAGCAAGGGCCGTGTGCGTCTCGAATACCGCATCCCGGCGCGCGGTCTGATCGGCTTCCAGGGCGAGTTCCTGACGCTGACGCGCGGTATCGGCCTCGCGAGCCACGTCTTCGACGGCTACGGCCCGATGGCGGGGCCGATGGGCGAGCGGCGCAACGGCGTGCTGATCTCGCAGGACAACGGCCACGCGGTCGCCTATGCGCTGTGGAAGCTGCAGGATCGCGGCCGGATGTTCCTCACGCACAACGATCCCGTGTACGAAGGCATCATCATCGGCGTGCATTCGCGCGACAACGATCTCGTCGTCAATCCGATCAAGGGCAAGCAGCTTACCAACGTGCGCTCGTCGGGTACCGACGAAGCCGTGCGGCTGATCCCGCCGATCCAGTTAACGCTCGAGTCCGCGATCGAATTCATTGCCGACGACGAGCTCGTCGAGATCACGCCGAAGTCGATTCGGCTGCGCAAGCGTTACCTGACCGAGAACGAGCGCAAACGCGCGGCAAAAGCTGAAAACGCCTGA